From Cellulomonas dongxiuzhuiae, the proteins below share one genomic window:
- a CDS encoding ABC transporter permease, with the protein MSPVDTAPADARVADPVRHRGATGRLVRSELALVLGRRRNLVLLVGLALVPVLLGLVLFLAQDAGLAGQGPPFVARVTGNGLFLVVASLFLCTPFLLPLTIGIASGDAIAGEASTGTLRYLLVVPVGRGRLLAVKALGALVFAAVAVLGIAVVGLAVGAALFGVGDLTLLSGTTVPLADGVLRVAGVVAYVGLSMTGLVAVGLFFSTLTEVPVGAMAATVVVAVVSSVLDQLPQVAVIHPVLLTHHWFDFAEMLRVVPSADVLAQGLAVQAGWVVVFGALAWARFTTADVSS; encoded by the coding sequence ATGTCACCCGTTGACACCGCACCGGCGGACGCGCGGGTCGCGGACCCCGTCCGCCACCGTGGCGCGACGGGCCGGCTCGTGCGCTCGGAGCTGGCCCTCGTGCTGGGCCGGCGCCGCAACCTCGTGCTGCTCGTGGGCCTGGCGCTGGTCCCGGTGCTGCTCGGACTCGTGCTGTTCCTCGCGCAGGACGCAGGCCTCGCGGGGCAGGGTCCCCCGTTCGTCGCCCGGGTGACCGGCAACGGCCTGTTCCTCGTGGTCGCGTCGCTGTTCCTGTGCACGCCGTTCCTGCTGCCGCTGACCATCGGGATCGCGTCGGGTGACGCGATCGCGGGCGAGGCGTCGACCGGCACGCTGCGCTACCTGCTGGTCGTGCCCGTGGGCCGGGGACGGCTGCTGGCGGTCAAGGCCCTGGGCGCGCTCGTCTTCGCCGCCGTGGCCGTCCTGGGCATCGCCGTCGTCGGGCTCGCGGTCGGCGCCGCGCTGTTCGGCGTCGGCGACCTCACGCTGCTGTCCGGGACGACGGTGCCGCTCGCCGACGGCGTGCTGCGCGTCGCCGGCGTCGTCGCCTACGTGGGGCTGTCGATGACGGGCCTGGTCGCCGTCGGGCTGTTCTTCTCGACGCTCACCGAGGTGCCCGTCGGCGCCATGGCCGCGACCGTCGTCGTGGCCGTCGTCTCGAGCGTGCTCGACCAGCTGCCGCAGGTGGCCGTGATCCACCCGGTGCTGCTCACGCACCACTGGTTCGACTTCGCGGAGATGCTGCGCGTCGTGCCGTCGGCGGACGTGCTCGCGCAGGGGCTCGCCGTGCAGGCCGGCTGGGTCGTGGTGTTCGGGGCGCTCGCGTGGGCCCGGTTCACGACGGCCGACGTGTCGTCCTGA
- a CDS encoding ABC transporter ATP-binding protein produces the protein MSDDAIRTRGLTKRFRTGQVAVDGIDLLVPRGAVYGFLGPNGSGKTTTIRMLLGLVAPTAGQVHLLGAPMPQAAARVLPRVGALVEGPAFQPYLSGRANLARLDAVDASADPRTTRTRADAALERVGLGAAADKRYRQYSLGMKQRLGLAAALLRPRDLLVLDEPTNGLDPQGTREVRHLVRELADAGTTVLVSSHLLAEIEQVCTHIGIMGGGRLLLQGTRDHLTARRGSRVMVRTPQADAATALAELRRLGLADATAERPAADGSVTVSAALADDTGADGDLPAPQDVAGALVRAGAGILAFDVRRPSLEQVFVELTGEGFDVTR, from the coding sequence GTGAGCGACGACGCGATCCGCACCCGGGGCCTGACCAAGCGCTTCCGCACGGGCCAGGTCGCGGTCGACGGCATCGACCTGCTGGTGCCCCGCGGCGCCGTGTACGGGTTCCTGGGACCCAACGGCTCGGGCAAGACGACGACGATCCGCATGCTGCTGGGCCTCGTCGCGCCGACCGCCGGTCAGGTGCACCTGCTGGGCGCCCCCATGCCGCAGGCCGCGGCCCGCGTGCTGCCGCGCGTGGGCGCGCTCGTCGAGGGCCCCGCGTTCCAGCCGTACCTGTCCGGGCGGGCGAACCTCGCGCGGCTCGACGCGGTCGACGCGTCGGCCGACCCGCGGACCACCCGCACCCGGGCCGACGCCGCGCTCGAGCGCGTGGGCCTCGGTGCCGCGGCCGACAAGCGCTACCGGCAGTACTCGCTGGGCATGAAGCAGCGGCTCGGGCTCGCGGCGGCGCTGCTGCGACCGCGCGACCTGCTCGTGCTCGACGAGCCGACCAACGGGCTGGACCCGCAGGGCACGCGCGAGGTCCGGCACCTGGTGCGCGAGCTCGCCGACGCCGGCACCACCGTGCTGGTGTCCTCGCACCTGCTGGCGGAGATCGAGCAGGTGTGCACGCACATCGGCATCATGGGCGGCGGCCGGCTGCTGCTGCAGGGCACGCGCGACCACCTGACGGCCCGGCGGGGGTCGCGCGTCATGGTGCGCACGCCGCAGGCCGACGCGGCGACGGCGCTCGCGGAGCTGCGCCGCCTGGGCCTGGCGGACGCGACGGCCGAGCGTCCCGCCGCGGACGGCAGCGTGACGGTCTCGGCCGCGCTGGCCGACGACACGGGCGCGGACGGCGACCTGCCGGCGCCGCAGGACGTCGCGGGCGCCCTCGTGCGCGCCGGTGCCGGCATCCTCGCGTTCGACGTGCGACGACCGTCGCTCGAGCAGGTCTTCGTCGAGCTGACCGGGGAGGGCTTCGATGTCACCCGTTGA
- a CDS encoding LolA family protein: protein MDTTPVSPARSRTRTAWAVPAVAVVAVAAAFAAPPLLASADTAGLPPVTAEELVTRVLEAEPQALSGTVVHTARLGLPDLSMTQVTGADPISLLGGSTTLRAWTDGEQRSRVSLLGTASEYSVVADGTQAWTYSSSDDEVVHYALSPQDAARAQELAATATPPADLPTPEQLGRDALERAQQDATVGVDAATTVAGRDAYQVVVTPRSTTTLVGRIVVAVDAETWTPLRVQVWSSDDAATPALELGFTDVTFAAPDAAVLTFSAPPGASVREVVVPLPDDATLAKTAPTDLPTDLPTDPADAPLPEGVAVTGTGWDTIVELTDVDVAALVAGDPAAVSGMSGLDKEFGSQGAQELYEEFAPEGDGPPVDLDTAALYEQLTAPVEGGRALSSTLLSVLVLDDGRVLVGAVPVDALRAAAGA from the coding sequence ATGGACACCACCCCCGTCTCCCCCGCCAGGTCGCGGACCCGCACCGCCTGGGCCGTCCCCGCCGTGGCCGTCGTGGCGGTCGCCGCGGCGTTCGCGGCCCCGCCGCTGCTCGCGTCGGCCGACACGGCCGGGCTGCCGCCGGTCACCGCCGAGGAGCTCGTGACCCGCGTGCTCGAGGCCGAGCCGCAGGCGCTGTCGGGCACCGTCGTGCACACCGCGCGCCTCGGGCTGCCGGACCTGTCGATGACGCAGGTGACCGGCGCCGACCCGATCAGCCTGCTCGGCGGGTCGACGACGCTGCGGGCGTGGACCGACGGCGAGCAGCGCTCGCGGGTCTCGCTGCTGGGCACGGCGTCGGAGTACTCGGTCGTCGCCGACGGCACGCAGGCCTGGACGTACTCGTCGTCCGACGACGAGGTCGTGCACTACGCGCTGTCGCCCCAGGACGCGGCACGTGCGCAGGAGCTCGCGGCGACCGCGACACCGCCCGCGGACCTGCCGACGCCTGAGCAGCTGGGACGCGACGCGCTCGAGCGCGCGCAGCAGGACGCGACGGTCGGGGTCGACGCGGCCACGACGGTCGCCGGGCGGGACGCCTACCAGGTGGTCGTGACCCCGCGCAGCACCACGACGCTCGTCGGACGCATCGTCGTGGCCGTCGACGCCGAGACGTGGACGCCGCTGCGCGTCCAGGTGTGGAGCAGCGACGACGCTGCGACGCCCGCGCTCGAGCTGGGCTTCACCGACGTGACGTTCGCGGCGCCCGACGCGGCCGTCCTGACGTTCTCGGCACCCCCGGGTGCGAGCGTGCGCGAGGTCGTCGTGCCGCTGCCCGACGACGCGACGCTCGCGAAGACCGCACCCACGGACCTGCCGACGGACCTGCCCACCGACCCGGCCGACGCGCCGCTGCCCGAGGGCGTCGCCGTCACCGGCACCGGCTGGGACACGATCGTCGAGCTGACCGACGTGGACGTCGCCGCCCTGGTCGCGGGCGACCCCGCCGCCGTGTCCGGCATGTCGGGGCTGGACAAGGAGTTCGGGTCGCAGGGCGCGCAGGAGCTGTACGAGGAGTTCGCGCCCGAGGGCGACGGGCCACCCGTCGACCTGGACACCGCCGCGCTCTACGAGCAGCTCACGGCGCCCGTCGAGGGCGGGCGCGCCCTGTCCTCGACGCTGCTGTCGGTGCTCGTGCTGGATGACGGCCGGGTGCTCGTCGGCGCCGTCCCGGTGGACGCGCTGCGCGCGGCGGCCGGGGCGTGA
- a CDS encoding response regulator transcription factor: MRVLVVDDEVGLVRALRRGLTAEGFAVDAAPDGDTGLAMALDGEYDVLVVDVMLPRRNGYDVVAALRAQDVWTPVLMLSAKDGEHDVADGLDVGADDYLTKPFSFVVLVARLRALVRRPVAPRPATLRAGEITLDPSSREVTRDGQVVTLTVRETALLEYLLRHAGRVVGKIELLDHVFDTGGEDANVVEVYVGYLRRKLGRDAVVTVRGAGYRVGTA; this comes from the coding sequence GTGCGCGTGCTCGTGGTCGACGACGAGGTCGGGCTGGTCCGCGCCCTGCGCCGCGGCCTGACCGCCGAGGGCTTCGCCGTCGACGCCGCGCCCGACGGTGACACCGGCCTCGCGATGGCTCTCGACGGCGAGTACGACGTGCTCGTCGTCGACGTGATGCTGCCGCGCCGCAACGGGTACGACGTCGTCGCGGCGCTGCGCGCGCAGGACGTGTGGACCCCGGTGCTCATGCTGTCCGCCAAGGACGGCGAGCACGACGTCGCCGACGGGCTCGACGTGGGCGCCGACGACTACCTCACCAAGCCGTTCTCGTTCGTCGTCCTGGTCGCGCGCCTGCGTGCCCTCGTGCGGCGGCCGGTCGCGCCGCGGCCCGCCACGCTGCGCGCCGGGGAGATCACGCTGGACCCCTCGTCCCGCGAGGTGACGCGCGACGGGCAGGTCGTGACCCTGACGGTCCGCGAGACCGCGCTGCTGGAGTACCTGCTGCGGCACGCGGGGCGGGTCGTCGGCAAGATCGAGCTGCTCGACCACGTCTTCGACACCGGCGGCGAGGACGCCAACGTCGTCGAGGTGTACGTCGGGTACCTGCGCCGCAAGCTCGGGCGCGACGCCGTCGTCACCGTGCGGGGGGCGGGGTACCGCGTGGGGACCGCGTGA
- a CDS encoding sensor histidine kinase: MSGVAPVPGRRPWRRLSLRARLTLVATLAVAVVLVAGALALTATLGTARTAALDDVVRERSATLAALVADDRVPDALPVSQPGEVAQLLDRDGGVLATSTTASRTLPVVDAATLAGWRERAADDVLVVGTDASAYDEVARAAVRAVTWRGLPATLVTTVPATDVEGVLGALRVALLLVVPVLVAGFAVVLWTVLGRALAPVEHLRAAADRVALTGGPGSLPVPAADDELGALARTLNAMLDRLEVAAARQRTFVADAAHELRSPVAAARAAVEVAAAHPEAYPVADLVADLAPQVARMQTLVDDLLVLARVGSSGAAPGPVDLAAVVDDALASVAPDAAARGVRVLVSGAATAAGTPEAARRVVRNLVANAVRHAVGRVDVRVERVPGGGRVRVVVDDDGHGVAPEDRERVFARFVRLDEARERDAGGTGLGLAIAREMARELGGDVRLEEAPGGGTRAVLELPAG; encoded by the coding sequence GTGAGCGGCGTCGCGCCGGTGCCGGGCCGCCGTCCGTGGCGCCGGCTGTCGCTGCGGGCGCGCCTCACGCTCGTCGCGACGCTCGCGGTCGCCGTCGTCCTCGTCGCCGGCGCCCTGGCGCTCACGGCGACGCTGGGCACCGCCCGCACCGCCGCGCTCGACGACGTCGTGCGCGAGCGCTCGGCGACCCTGGCCGCGCTCGTCGCCGACGACCGCGTGCCCGACGCCCTGCCGGTCTCCCAGCCGGGGGAGGTGGCACAGCTGCTCGACCGTGACGGCGGCGTCCTCGCCACCTCGACCACCGCGTCGCGCACGCTGCCGGTCGTCGACGCCGCGACCCTCGCGGGTTGGCGGGAGCGCGCGGCCGACGACGTGCTCGTCGTGGGCACCGACGCGAGCGCGTACGACGAGGTCGCGCGGGCCGCCGTGCGCGCCGTCACCTGGCGCGGCCTGCCCGCGACCCTCGTGACGACCGTGCCGGCGACCGACGTCGAGGGCGTGCTGGGCGCGCTGCGCGTCGCGCTGCTGCTGGTCGTGCCCGTGCTGGTCGCCGGCTTCGCCGTGGTGCTGTGGACCGTGCTGGGGCGTGCACTGGCGCCGGTCGAGCACCTGCGGGCGGCGGCCGACCGGGTCGCGCTCACCGGCGGGCCGGGGTCGCTGCCGGTGCCGGCCGCCGACGACGAGCTCGGCGCACTGGCACGCACGCTCAACGCGATGCTGGACCGCCTCGAGGTCGCCGCCGCACGGCAGCGGACCTTCGTCGCCGACGCGGCGCACGAGCTGCGCTCACCGGTCGCCGCCGCCCGCGCCGCGGTCGAGGTCGCGGCCGCGCACCCCGAGGCGTACCCCGTGGCGGACCTCGTGGCGGACCTCGCACCCCAGGTGGCCCGCATGCAGACGCTCGTCGACGACCTCCTGGTCCTCGCGCGCGTCGGGTCGTCCGGAGCGGCCCCCGGCCCCGTGGACCTCGCGGCGGTCGTGGACGACGCCCTCGCCTCGGTGGCCCCCGACGCCGCCGCGCGGGGCGTGCGCGTGCTCGTCTCCGGGGCTGCGACCGCCGCAGGCACGCCCGAGGCGGCGCGCCGGGTCGTGCGCAACCTCGTCGCGAACGCCGTGCGGCACGCCGTCGGCCGCGTCGACGTGCGCGTCGAGCGGGTCCCGGGCGGCGGGCGCGTGCGCGTCGTCGTCGACGACGACGGGCACGGGGTCGCCCCGGAGGACCGCGAACGCGTCTTCGCGCGGTTCGTGCGGCTCGACGAGGCCCGCGAGCGCGACGCCGGCGGCACGGGCCTGGGGCTCGCGATCGCGCGCGAGATGGCCCGGGAGCTCGGCGGGGACGTGCGGCTCGAGGAGGCACCCGGCGGCGGGACACGGGCCGTGCTGGAGCTGCCGGCGGGCTGA
- a CDS encoding alpha/beta fold hydrolase, which yields MPLTVRGLGAPDAADVHEHRIDGLVLRARTLRHSTAAPPDDARADTVLVHGLGSSSATFAPLARHLMRAGTVHLLDLPGFARLPRPRHRLEVEELASVVVGWIERAGLERPVLVGHSMGAQVVTEMAAAAPESASGVVLLGPTTDLEGRSAARQMLRLARSTAHESNAARAVLMRAYAECGPRWYLSELRAMLGHRVEERVGDVRAPVLVVRGDHDRVAPARWTALLADTAPHGRAATVPGAGHAVMYDRAREVADLVLEHAVP from the coding sequence ATGCCGCTGACGGTCCGAGGTCTGGGCGCACCCGACGCCGCCGACGTCCACGAGCACCGGATCGACGGTCTGGTGCTGCGGGCGCGGACCCTGCGGCACAGCACCGCCGCACCGCCCGACGACGCCCGTGCGGACACCGTTCTCGTGCACGGGCTGGGGTCGTCGTCCGCCACGTTCGCGCCGCTCGCCCGTCATCTCATGCGCGCCGGGACGGTGCACCTGCTCGACCTGCCCGGGTTCGCGCGTCTGCCGCGCCCGCGCCACCGCCTCGAGGTCGAGGAGCTCGCGTCGGTCGTCGTGGGCTGGATCGAGCGGGCGGGGCTCGAGCGGCCGGTGCTGGTCGGGCACTCCATGGGCGCGCAGGTCGTCACCGAGATGGCGGCAGCCGCGCCGGAGAGCGCGTCGGGCGTGGTGCTCCTGGGTCCGACGACCGACCTCGAGGGACGGTCGGCCGCGCGACAGATGCTGCGGCTCGCGCGCAGCACCGCTCACGAGTCGAACGCGGCTCGCGCCGTGCTGATGCGGGCCTACGCCGAGTGCGGGCCGCGCTGGTACCTGTCCGAGCTGCGGGCGATGCTGGGCCACCGGGTCGAGGAGCGGGTGGGCGACGTCCGCGCGCCCGTGCTCGTCGTCCGCGGCGATCACGACCGGGTCGCCCCCGCGCGATGGACGGCGCTGCTCGCGGACACGGCACCGCACGGTCGTGCGGCCACGGTCCCGGGTGCCGGGCACGCGGTGATGTACGACCGGGCGCGCGAGGTGGCCGACCTCGTCCTGGAGCACGCGGTGCCATGA
- a CDS encoding esterase/lipase family protein, translating into MSTAGQGPAGPLRTAGRVVGAARRRMQQGAAWARDYVWIVAAQARATLRPPPADALVSGDRTPVVLLPGIYETWPVMHALARALHAAGHPVHVVPALGLNRLGLEESARLVAARLAELGPDPVVLVAHSKGGLIGKLVLADPVVGPHVAGLVAVNTPFAGSVYARWFPARPVRALSPLDPHVLALAHDVATHARIWSVYARFDPHVPGGSELPGAVNVRLPLDGHFRPLDDPRLHAVVVDAVGRLTAPGQGRAGS; encoded by the coding sequence ATGAGCACGGCCGGGCAGGGACCCGCCGGGCCCCTGCGGACCGCGGGACGGGTCGTGGGCGCCGCCCGCCGCCGGATGCAGCAGGGTGCGGCCTGGGCGCGGGACTACGTGTGGATCGTCGCCGCGCAGGCCCGGGCCACGCTGCGCCCCCCGCCCGCCGACGCGCTCGTGTCGGGGGACCGGACCCCCGTCGTCCTGCTGCCCGGGATCTACGAGACGTGGCCCGTGATGCACGCGCTGGCGCGCGCCCTGCACGCGGCCGGGCACCCGGTGCACGTGGTCCCGGCGCTGGGGCTGAACCGTCTCGGGCTCGAGGAGTCGGCGCGCCTCGTCGCCGCGCGCCTGGCGGAGCTCGGGCCGGACCCCGTCGTCCTGGTCGCGCACTCCAAGGGCGGGCTCATCGGCAAGCTCGTGCTCGCCGACCCGGTCGTCGGCCCGCACGTCGCGGGGCTCGTCGCCGTCAACACGCCGTTCGCCGGGTCCGTGTACGCGCGGTGGTTCCCGGCCCGGCCCGTGCGTGCCCTGTCGCCGCTCGACCCGCACGTGCTCGCGCTCGCGCACGACGTCGCCACGCACGCGCGCATCTGGTCGGTCTACGCGCGCTTCGACCCGCACGTCCCCGGGGGCAGCGAGCTGCCCGGCGCGGTCAACGTCCGGCTGCCGCTCGACGGCCACTTCCGGCCGCTCGACGACCCACGGCTGCACGCGGTCGTCGTCGACGCGGTCGGACGGCTCACCGCACCGGGTCAGGGGCGCGCGGGCTCCTGA
- a CDS encoding MDR family MFS transporter yields the protein MDDHTAPTSTVTGPGVDDAPGTPATMNPRDRLAVTLLLVSTFVVILNETIMGVALPRLMDDLSITASTAQWLTTAFLLTMAVVIPVTGFFLQRTTTRGAFLTAMGLFSVGTLVCALSPGFEMLLAGRVVQATGTAVMLPLLMTTVMTVTPPASRGRTMGNISIVISVAPALGPTISGLILSVLDWRWMFGLVLPVALGALVLGALRLPDVTEARRARVDIVSVLLSAVAFGGLVLGMSRIGEAVNGGVQPVTLGALVAGAVGLALFVARQIRLQRTDDALLDLRTFRSRTFAVGVALMAVMMMALFGVIIMLPIYAQDVLGVDTLRTGLMLLPGGLLMGLLAPAVGRAYDRVGPRPLLVPGTVLVSTATWAMALLLGAGSSSWLLVGAHLTMSAGLALVFTPLFTSALGSVDPERYSHGSAVIGTVQQVAGAAGTAVFVTVLSATAARLAADGATEVTATAGGVHAAFLVGAVLTLPAIAAAFAVGAAPAGSAAPAHH from the coding sequence GTGGACGACCACACCGCGCCGACCAGCACCGTCACGGGACCGGGCGTCGACGACGCCCCGGGCACGCCGGCGACCATGAACCCGCGGGACCGCCTCGCCGTCACGCTGCTGCTCGTCTCGACGTTCGTCGTCATCCTCAACGAGACGATCATGGGCGTCGCGCTGCCGCGGCTCATGGACGACCTGTCGATCACGGCGAGCACCGCGCAGTGGCTGACCACGGCGTTCCTGCTGACCATGGCCGTCGTCATCCCGGTCACGGGCTTCTTCCTGCAGCGCACGACCACGCGCGGCGCCTTCCTCACGGCGATGGGCCTGTTCTCGGTCGGCACGCTCGTCTGCGCGCTGTCGCCCGGCTTCGAGATGCTGCTCGCCGGCCGCGTCGTGCAGGCCACCGGCACCGCCGTGATGCTGCCGCTGCTCATGACGACCGTCATGACCGTGACCCCGCCCGCCTCGCGCGGGCGCACGATGGGCAACATCTCGATCGTCATCTCCGTCGCCCCGGCGCTCGGCCCGACGATCTCGGGGCTGATCCTGTCCGTCCTCGACTGGCGGTGGATGTTCGGCCTGGTCCTGCCCGTGGCGCTGGGAGCGCTCGTGCTCGGCGCGCTGCGCCTGCCGGACGTCACCGAGGCGCGCCGCGCGCGGGTCGACATCGTGTCGGTCCTGCTGTCCGCGGTCGCGTTCGGCGGGCTCGTGCTCGGGATGTCACGCATCGGCGAGGCCGTCAACGGCGGCGTCCAGCCGGTCACGCTCGGTGCCCTGGTCGCCGGGGCCGTCGGCCTGGCGCTCTTCGTCGCCCGGCAGATCCGGCTGCAGCGCACCGACGACGCGCTGCTGGACCTGCGCACGTTCCGCTCGCGCACGTTCGCGGTCGGCGTCGCGCTCATGGCCGTGATGATGATGGCCCTGTTCGGCGTCATCATCATGCTGCCGATCTACGCGCAGGACGTCCTGGGCGTCGACACGCTGCGCACGGGCCTGATGCTGCTGCCCGGCGGCCTGCTCATGGGGCTCCTGGCCCCCGCGGTCGGACGCGCGTACGACCGCGTCGGGCCGCGGCCGCTGCTCGTGCCGGGCACCGTGCTCGTGAGCACGGCCACGTGGGCCATGGCGCTGCTGCTCGGTGCCGGCAGCTCGTCGTGGCTGCTGGTCGGCGCGCACCTGACCATGTCCGCCGGCCTGGCCCTCGTCTTCACGCCGCTGTTCACCTCCGCCCTGGGGTCCGTGGACCCGGAGCGGTACTCGCACGGGTCGGCCGTCATCGGGACGGTGCAGCAGGTCGCCGGCGCGGCGGGGACCGCCGTCTTCGTCACGGTGCTGTCGGCCACCGCGGCGCGCCTGGCCGCCGACGGCGCGACCGAGGTCACGGCGACGGCCGGGGGCGTGCACGCGGCCTTCCTGGTCGGTGCCGTCCTCACGCTCCCGGCGATCGCGGCGGCGTTCGCCGTCGGCGCCGCCCCGGCAGGGTCGGCAGCCCCCGCGCACCACTGA
- the mtnN gene encoding 5'-methylthioadenosine/S-adenosylhomocysteine nucleosidase: MTSARELSAAPGARVDAVVVTAMGVEASPFLDRSSAVGNEIEVAGARRRVLELGGSRVLLVTCGIGLVNAASAATLALHGSSPRVVLSAGSAGGMGLDVRVGDVVVGATTVHGAADARVFGYALGQVPGMPERFDADPALVAAAAGVDTGGLTVHSGMILSSDVFVDAERVLALRAAFPEALACDMESAALAHTAHLAGVPFLSVRGISDLCGPIAGVDFDAHVDDAAERSATVVLGLLDAVLAPV; this comes from the coding sequence GTGACGAGCGCCCGGGAGCTGTCCGCCGCACCCGGTGCCCGGGTGGACGCCGTGGTCGTCACGGCGATGGGCGTCGAGGCGTCGCCCTTCCTCGACCGCTCGTCGGCGGTCGGGAACGAGATCGAGGTCGCCGGTGCGCGACGCCGCGTCCTCGAGCTGGGCGGGTCCCGCGTCCTGCTCGTGACCTGCGGCATCGGCCTGGTCAACGCGGCCTCGGCCGCGACGCTCGCGCTGCACGGCTCGAGCCCGCGGGTCGTGCTGAGCGCCGGCTCGGCCGGCGGCATGGGGCTCGACGTGCGGGTCGGCGACGTGGTCGTCGGTGCGACGACCGTCCACGGGGCGGCCGACGCTCGGGTCTTCGGCTACGCGCTCGGGCAGGTGCCGGGCATGCCCGAGCGGTTCGACGCGGACCCCGCCCTGGTGGCCGCGGCGGCGGGCGTCGACACCGGCGGGCTGACCGTGCACAGCGGCATGATCCTGTCGAGCGACGTCTTCGTCGACGCGGAGCGGGTCCTCGCGCTGCGCGCGGCGTTCCCCGAGGCGCTCGCGTGCGACATGGAGTCGGCGGCGCTCGCGCACACCGCGCACCTGGCCGGGGTGCCGTTCCTGTCGGTCCGCGGCATCTCCGACCTCTGCGGCCCGATCGCGGGCGTGGACTTCGACGCCCACGTGGACGACGCCGCGGAACGCTCCGCGACGGTGGTCCTCGGCCTGCTCGACGCGGTCCTCGCGCCGGTCTGA
- a CDS encoding S-ribosylhomocysteine lyase — protein MNVESFNLDHRTVVAPYIRLADLKELPHGDVLSKFDVRFTQPNVAHLEMDAVHSLEHLFAEHSRNHSDRVLDFSPMGCQTGFYLMLEGRWTSQDVADLVAATLTDILGASEVPAANEVQCGWGAHHTLAGAQDVARTFLAARDEWSSVTA, from the coding sequence ATGAACGTCGAGTCGTTCAACCTCGACCACCGCACCGTCGTGGCGCCGTACATCCGGCTCGCGGACCTCAAGGAGCTCCCGCACGGGGACGTCCTGTCGAAGTTCGACGTCCGCTTCACCCAGCCGAACGTCGCGCACCTCGAGATGGACGCCGTGCACTCCCTGGAGCACCTGTTCGCCGAGCACTCGCGCAACCACTCGGACCGCGTGCTCGACTTCTCCCCGATGGGCTGCCAGACGGGCTTCTACCTCATGCTCGAGGGCCGCTGGACGTCGCAGGACGTCGCGGACCTCGTGGCCGCCACCCTCACCGACATCCTCGGGGCGAGCGAGGTGCCCGCCGCCAACGAGGTGCAGTGCGGCTGGGGCGCCCACCACACGCTCGCCGGTGCGCAGGACGTCGCTCGCACGTTCCTCGCCGCCCGCGACGAGTGGAGCTCGGTGACCGCGTGA
- a CDS encoding NAD(P)H-hydrate dehydratase, with protein sequence MADPVLSPALLREHPLPEPTGGKDARGGVLVLGGARGTPGAVALAGLAALRVGAGRLSLGVAASVAVPLAVAVPEAGVVALDEGPTGSVTGPGDALAGELERADVVVVGPGLDEPDGTLALLRAAVAGAPATTPFVLDAFALGVLRDADDVRRALAGRAVLTPNTTEAGRLLGEDADTTDEGRDDAEVPVAARIADAYGMVVACAGVVAEPHGRRWRSSTGYSGLGTSGSGDVLAGAVGGLLARGADPAQAACFGVEVHGVAGDRLAAAVGPHGYLARELLPELPRVLVELRAR encoded by the coding sequence GTGGCTGATCCCGTCCTGAGCCCCGCGCTGCTGCGCGAGCACCCGTTGCCGGAGCCGACGGGCGGCAAGGACGCGCGCGGCGGCGTCCTCGTGCTCGGTGGCGCCCGCGGGACGCCGGGGGCGGTGGCGCTCGCGGGCCTCGCGGCGCTGCGGGTCGGCGCGGGGCGGCTCTCGCTCGGGGTCGCCGCGTCCGTCGCCGTGCCGCTCGCGGTGGCTGTGCCCGAGGCCGGTGTCGTCGCGCTCGACGAGGGACCGACGGGTTCGGTCACCGGCCCCGGCGACGCCCTGGCGGGTGAGCTCGAGCGCGCGGACGTCGTCGTCGTCGGCCCGGGCCTGGACGAGCCGGACGGGACGCTGGCGCTGCTGCGGGCCGCGGTCGCGGGCGCACCGGCCACGACCCCGTTCGTCCTCGACGCGTTCGCGCTGGGCGTGCTGCGTGACGCCGACGACGTCCGCCGGGCGCTGGCCGGACGCGCGGTGCTCACGCCCAACACGACCGAGGCGGGCCGGCTGCTCGGCGAGGACGCGGACACGACGGACGAGGGCCGCGACGACGCCGAGGTCCCCGTGGCTGCCCGCATCGCCGACGCGTACGGCATGGTCGTCGCGTGCGCCGGGGTCGTCGCCGAGCCGCACGGGCGGCGCTGGCGCTCGTCGACCGGCTACTCCGGCCTGGGCACCTCGGGCAGCGGCGACGTCCTGGCGGGTGCCGTCGGCGGGCTCCTCGCGCGCGGCGCCGACCCGGCGCAGGCCGCGTGCTTCGGCGTCGAGGTGCACGGGGTCGCGGGTGACCGCCTCGCGGCCGCGGTGGGCCCGCACGGGTACCTGGCGCGCGAGCTGCTGCCGGAGCTCCCGCGGGTGCTCGTCGAGCTGCGCGCGCGCTGA